The Hymenobacter sp. DG01 sequence AAAGGCTGGAGTGTAAGAATCAGTAGGTTATGAGTACAGGAGTTTCTAAACTTGTGCGCCATTTTGGGTCTCTATAATCAAAATGGGAAAGCAAGTGTCTTCCAACTTCCTGCACTCCTTTCTTTTATGACATTGAAGTTTACTGAATTCCTGCGGCAGAGTTTGCGGCTGCTTGGTTTAACCACGGCTCTGACCGTTATGAGCGCCGGCGCGGCGCGGGCCGAGGGCTCCAAAAACCTGACGCCCGGCACCGGCAACCGCGGTACCGCCACCGGTGTAAACAATTACATTGGCTACCTGCAGCACAACGATAACGGCAGCCAGGCCAACTCGGCGCAGTTTCTGAAGAAGGGCAGCCCTGCCACGGAGCGCATGTACATTCACATGGAGCCCGGCGAAACGCTGTATTTTGGGGTGCGGCGCATCCGTACCAACGACGCGGATAACGGCCGGCTGCGGCTGGAAGTCAAATACCTCGATAACAACAACGTCATCCAGACGGCCGGCACCTACTTCCTCACGGCCCAGGCCGCCGGCTCGCAGGGGGTAGTGAACCTGGCACCCGACCAGGCCGGCCTGATTAACTCGCCCGAGGAAGCTGCCGTTGGTCCGCGCTACGAGGCCCGCGCCAGCGGCCCTATTGCCGGCTACAACCCCCTGGTGTTCAACCCCGCCGCTACCACCCCGGCGCGCGACTACTGGGTGGAATTTATGGAGGTAGATCCCAACGGCAACGATGCGGGCGTGACCCAGCGTAAGTCGTGGTACGATATCTGGGACTTTACGGTACGCGACGCGGTGGAGGAGAAGTCGGGCCGGCTGTACTCCCAGCACTGGTCGTTTACGGCGGCTGGGGGCACCAACTCCCTGTCTTCCTCCTTTGCTCTCTACCCCCTCATCCCCAACCCGAACTTCAACAACAACAGCTTCTTCGTGAAGCGGGTCAGCTACGCTGGTATTCAGCCGTTCGGGGTGATTCTGGTGGCCAACAGCGCCGGTACCACGGCGGCGGGCAACTTCAAGGCCAAGCGCAAAAGCCAGCGCACCAACCTGGGCTATGCCGAGTACAAGCTCTTTGTCAATAATCCCGACCCGATCATCTATCCTACCTCCCCGCGGCCGGCCAACCCTACCGTTACCACCAGCTGCGCTAACGGCATCACCACCTTCACCCTGAAAGTAGATCAGGCTGGTTTTGGCGTGGTCTTTATTGACGGCGACCAGAACGGGCAGTACGACCGGACCAAGGACCGGGTGCTGGAAAACAACACCGTCATCGGCGACAACACCTTTAAGTGGGACGGCAAAACCGACAGCGGCGACCCCATGAGCCAGACTAACCTGAGCGTAACGTTTTCCAGCGGGGTCGGCCCCGTAAACTTTCCTATCTGGGACTGTGAGCAAGCACCTACCACGGGTATCTCGGTGCAGGATGTGCGCCCCGGCAACCAGGGCGCCCAGGACTATATCTTCTGGAACGACTCATTGCTGGCGCCCAACTTTGCGGCTCCGCTCATCAACCCCATCGGGACCAACACCGTGGCCACCAGCCACAAGTGGGGCACTAACCAGGGCGACGGCCGCCTGGTGAACTCCTATGCTGTAGGGCTGCTGGCCCGGGGCAATGCCATCCAGATTACCTACGACCCCTCCACGGCCTGCGCTACTACCCCCCCGATAGTGCTGCAACCCCTGCCTGTGGAGCTGGCGCACTTTGGGGCCGCCCTGCGCGGGCAGGCCGTGGCCGTGAACTGGGAAACTTCCTCGGAGCGCAACAGCGCCTACTTTACCGTGGAGCGCAGCCCCGATGCCCGCTCCTTCGAGCCGCTTGGGCGGGTAGCCGCTGCGGGCACCAGCACCACCACGCGCCGCTACAGCTTCACCGATACTGAGCCGCTCGCGGGCACAGCCTACTACCGCCTCCATCAGGTAGATATCAACGGTACCCATACCTACAGCCCGGTGGTGCCCGTGCGCAATGGGGCCGCGCTACTTGGGGTGGTGTACCCCAACCCGGTTACCTCCGAGCTGAATATTCGTCTGCGCACGCCCGTGGCCGGCCCGGTTTCCCTGCGGATTCTCGATGCTACCGGCCGGGTGGTATGGCAGGAGCAGCGCCGGCTTGAGGCGCCCACCACTTTCCTGCGGGTAGCGGCGGCCCAGCTGCCGGCCGCCCGCTGGTACGTGTTGCAGGTGCAGAGCACCACGGCCCTGCTGGTGGAGCGCTTTCAGAAATAGCTACCCTACCCCCTGTAAAGCACAAAGCCGCTCCTGGTACCAGGAGCGGCTTTGTTTTTGTCGGCTGTGGGCAACGGGCGGGCCGCGCTCAGGCTGCGTGACTTGCCTTTACCACGCAGGTGGCCCGCACGAAAAAGGCCCACCCGGGTAGGGTGGGCCTTCGCATAGCTCAGAGGGGAGAGGTTGCCTATTGCTTAATGAAGCGCTGATGGGTTACCTGCTGCCCGTCGGCAATGCGCAGGG is a genomic window containing:
- a CDS encoding T9SS type A sorting domain-containing protein, with protein sequence MKFTEFLRQSLRLLGLTTALTVMSAGAARAEGSKNLTPGTGNRGTATGVNNYIGYLQHNDNGSQANSAQFLKKGSPATERMYIHMEPGETLYFGVRRIRTNDADNGRLRLEVKYLDNNNVIQTAGTYFLTAQAAGSQGVVNLAPDQAGLINSPEEAAVGPRYEARASGPIAGYNPLVFNPAATTPARDYWVEFMEVDPNGNDAGVTQRKSWYDIWDFTVRDAVEEKSGRLYSQHWSFTAAGGTNSLSSSFALYPLIPNPNFNNNSFFVKRVSYAGIQPFGVILVANSAGTTAAGNFKAKRKSQRTNLGYAEYKLFVNNPDPIIYPTSPRPANPTVTTSCANGITTFTLKVDQAGFGVVFIDGDQNGQYDRTKDRVLENNTVIGDNTFKWDGKTDSGDPMSQTNLSVTFSSGVGPVNFPIWDCEQAPTTGISVQDVRPGNQGAQDYIFWNDSLLAPNFAAPLINPIGTNTVATSHKWGTNQGDGRLVNSYAVGLLARGNAIQITYDPSTACATTPPIVLQPLPVELAHFGAALRGQAVAVNWETSSERNSAYFTVERSPDARSFEPLGRVAAAGTSTTTRRYSFTDTEPLAGTAYYRLHQVDINGTHTYSPVVPVRNGAALLGVVYPNPVTSELNIRLRTPVAGPVSLRILDATGRVVWQEQRRLEAPTTFLRVAAAQLPAARWYVLQVQSTTALLVERFQK